In Achromobacter xylosoxidans A8, a single window of DNA contains:
- a CDS encoding copper chaperone PCu(A)C yields the protein MKKSAIKSLAAAAFTVCALAGAHPAALAQDAALKVDDAWVRSTVPSQHATGVFMRLTSANAGRLVGVESQAAKHVEIHEMAMQDNVMKMRQVPGIALPAEQAVELKPGGYHVMLIDLAGQISPGDHVALTLIVEDADKRQRRVAVDAVARPLNAAAAPAAGHGH from the coding sequence ATGAAAAAATCCGCGATCAAGTCCCTGGCGGCCGCCGCCTTCACCGTCTGCGCCCTGGCGGGCGCCCACCCCGCCGCGCTCGCCCAGGACGCCGCCCTGAAGGTGGACGACGCCTGGGTGCGCTCCACGGTGCCCAGCCAGCACGCCACCGGCGTCTTCATGCGACTGACCTCCGCCAATGCGGGCCGCCTGGTCGGCGTGGAATCGCAGGCCGCCAAGCATGTGGAAATCCATGAAATGGCGATGCAGGACAACGTCATGAAGATGCGCCAGGTGCCCGGCATCGCCCTGCCCGCAGAGCAGGCCGTGGAACTCAAGCCCGGCGGCTACCACGTGATGCTGATCGACCTGGCCGGCCAGATCTCGCCGGGCGACCACGTCGCCCTGACGCTCATCGTCGAGGACGCCGACAAGCGCCAGCGCCGCGTGGCGGTGGACGCGGTGGCGCGCCCGCTGAACGCGGCGGCCGCTCCCGCCGCCGGCCACGGCCACTGA
- a CDS encoding DUF4148 domain-containing protein, whose amino-acid sequence MKTLSRTLLLCAGLAAAGAVQAQTTQYSRDLYGDWQVSRTAPAAKTSAQVSAELAQSKADGQYSFGQEDYPPPVMSHQSETRAQVEQELQQAQIQGQMASDQEDYPPPAMAHSGTSDIH is encoded by the coding sequence ATGAAGACCCTCAGCAGGACCTTATTGCTATGCGCCGGCTTGGCCGCCGCCGGGGCCGTCCAGGCCCAGACCACGCAGTACTCTCGCGATCTCTATGGTGACTGGCAGGTGTCCCGCACCGCCCCCGCCGCCAAGACCTCGGCCCAGGTCAGCGCCGAACTGGCCCAATCCAAGGCCGACGGCCAGTACTCGTTCGGCCAGGAAGACTACCCTCCTCCCGTCATGTCCCACCAGAGCGAAACCCGCGCCCAGGTGGAACAGGAACTGCAGCAGGCGCAGATCCAGGGGCAGATGGCGTCCGACCAGGAAGACTATCCTCCCCCCGCGATGGCCCACAGCGGCACCTCTGATATCCATTAA
- a CDS encoding ATP-binding protein → MPGSSAFSFLRTLCSLRWLAIAGQAATILLASSVLGLALPLEPLWIGVGALIGFNVYASLRLRQRRDLSHATAFGHLFVDMAVLAWMVGWSGGISNPFGMMFLILTALAALALPRNWALAAAVAGISGYAVAAIFGQPLRGDVDTHTLLLWGMGANFLISVVVVLVFSTRLASDLRDRERELARLRERFTRNEGIVALATHAAAMAHELNTPLATMTLLADEIAAEVKDEDLRADVSTLSQLLALCRERIRNLAVPTAVDLVRVVGQWRLIRPTIDLQRSGTLPGRLRVDPAIAHLLQALLNNAADAGEAADVPRVDLHLEYGYGALRGEVRDYGRGFDPDQTLLPATSLFNSGKPGGLGVGLALSHATVEQMGGEMTMTAAEEGGTRIRFYLPLGSTGT, encoded by the coding sequence ATGCCCGGTAGTTCCGCCTTTTCATTCCTGCGTACCCTCTGCAGCCTGCGCTGGCTCGCCATCGCGGGCCAGGCCGCCACCATCCTGCTAGCCAGCAGCGTCCTGGGCCTGGCCCTGCCGCTCGAGCCGCTGTGGATAGGCGTCGGCGCGCTGATCGGCTTCAACGTCTACGCCAGCCTGCGCCTGCGCCAGCGGCGCGACCTGTCCCACGCCACCGCCTTCGGCCATCTGTTCGTGGACATGGCGGTGCTGGCCTGGATGGTGGGCTGGAGCGGCGGCATCAGCAATCCGTTCGGCATGATGTTCCTGATCCTGACCGCGCTGGCGGCCCTGGCGCTGCCGCGCAACTGGGCGCTGGCCGCGGCGGTGGCGGGCATCTCGGGTTACGCCGTGGCCGCGATCTTCGGCCAGCCCCTGCGCGGCGACGTCGACACCCATACCCTGCTGCTCTGGGGCATGGGCGCCAATTTCCTGATTTCCGTGGTGGTGGTGCTGGTGTTTTCGACCCGCCTGGCCTCGGACCTGCGCGACCGCGAGCGCGAGCTGGCGCGGCTGCGCGAACGCTTCACCCGCAACGAAGGCATCGTCGCCCTGGCTACCCACGCCGCGGCGATGGCGCACGAACTGAACACGCCGCTGGCGACCATGACCCTGCTGGCCGACGAGATCGCCGCCGAGGTCAAGGACGAGGACCTGCGCGCCGACGTCTCCACCCTCAGCCAGCTGCTGGCCCTGTGCCGGGAACGTATCCGCAATCTGGCGGTCCCAACCGCGGTGGATCTGGTCCGCGTGGTGGGGCAATGGCGTTTGATCCGGCCGACCATCGACCTGCAACGCTCGGGCACCCTGCCCGGCCGCTTGCGGGTCGATCCGGCCATCGCCCACTTGCTGCAGGCCCTGCTGAACAATGCGGCGGACGCTGGCGAAGCCGCCGACGTGCCGCGCGTGGACCTGCATCTGGAGTACGGTTATGGCGCCCTGCGCGGCGAAGTCAGGGACTACGGACGGGGTTTCGATCCCGACCAGACCCTGCTGCCGGCGACCAGCCTGTTCAACAGCGGCAAACCGGGAGGGCTGGGCGTGGGCCTGGCGCTGTCGCACGCCACGGTGGAACAGATGGGCGGCGAAATGACCATGACCGCCGCCGAGGAAGGCGGCACGCGTATTCGCTTTTACCTCCCGCTGGGGAGTACCGGGACTTGA
- a CDS encoding response regulator transcription factor, which produces MNPTDLGLLIDDDELYVRTLQRSLSRRGLETRTATGIAEALRVAEEIRPAFALVDLRLGEDSGLTLIRPLRALRADMRILLVTGYASVATAVEAIKRGADDYLPKPATAPMILRTLGLVKPENVTIETTMTPLHRLEWEHIHQALHETGGNVSAAARLLGMHRRSLQRKLAKKPGPEREVLVD; this is translated from the coding sequence ATGAACCCAACCGATCTTGGCCTGCTGATCGACGACGACGAACTGTATGTGCGCACCTTGCAGCGCAGCCTGTCGCGCCGCGGCCTGGAAACCCGAACCGCCACCGGCATCGCCGAGGCGCTGCGCGTGGCCGAGGAAATCCGCCCCGCCTTCGCCCTGGTGGACCTGCGCCTGGGCGAGGACTCCGGCCTGACCCTGATCCGTCCGCTGCGCGCCTTGCGCGCCGACATGCGGATCCTGCTGGTCACCGGCTACGCCAGCGTGGCCACCGCGGTCGAGGCCATCAAGCGCGGTGCGGACGACTACCTGCCCAAGCCCGCCACGGCGCCCATGATCCTGCGCACGCTGGGCCTGGTAAAGCCGGAAAACGTTACGATCGAAACCACCATGACGCCCTTGCACCGCCTGGAATGGGAGCACATCCACCAGGCCCTGCACGAAACCGGCGGCAATGTTTCGGCGGCGGCGCGCCTCTTGGGCATGCATCGGCGCTCCCTGCAGCGCAAGCTGGCCAAGAAACCGGGGCCGGAACGCGAAGTCCTCGTGGACTGA